In the genome of Deltaproteobacteria bacterium, the window TGGGTTTTTGTTTTCAACACCTGCCGCAAGCATTGTGATTAAAGATGATTTGCTTGCCCTTGCCTTTTCCATCCCATCTTTTTCTTTGCCTGTCTCAATAAGTTTTAGAAATTCTAATGCGGAAATACCTTTTCTCTGTCCAAACCAGAATAAAGCCCTGTCTATCATAACCGCAACAGATATAACAGAGCATAAAATCAGCGGCGCCATCACAAAACCGCCCTTTGCTATGATTTCAAACATTAGAACCTCCCTTATTAAAAACAAATAAAAAATCAAATATTAAATATTAAAATTAAGGAATTATTTTTATTAAATTTTTACATTTTGATTTGTCATTTTGCATTTTGCATTTTGATTTTTGAATTTTCTATTGACCCTATCTTTACCACCGTCTTTGTAAACCTGATTTCCTCATATGACCATGCAATAAGAATATTGTCATCCCTATCAATTGCAACCACAGGGTCGTGGGATTTCCTTACCCCATCGTTAATCTGCACTGGTTCCGAAAGGGTTTCACCATCAAGGTATCTAAAGAAGATTCTGCTGTAAACAGGCGTTGTCTCTTCCCATATGAAAAACACTTTCCCTTCTCTATTTACAGCAAGTTTTGGATGGTCAGGAAACCCAGACAGGCGAGACGGCTGTCCTAATGAGTTTACCTGCATTCTTTTTGAAAATGTCTTTGCATTATCATTTGAAAATGCAAAGTAAACTGAAGGCACACCTTCTGCTCCCTCTGTGTACCATGTGATGTAAAGAAAACCATTTTGAGCAGTTCCTAATGAAGAACCCCTGTGCGGACATCCTGCAATCGCCCATTTGTCTTCGCTTACAATAGCAGGCACAGAGAAAGTCCTGCCATTGTCTTTTGATGCTGCAACTACCATATCCCTGATGTCTCCTCCTTGCTTAATGCCCCCGATAGAGCCATTCGAGGGCAGGTCCGCAGGGACAGGTCTGAAAACCTTTCTCCATGAGGCATAAACATTTCCTTGAATATCTGATGTTATGGCTGCCCTGCAGCACGGGCAGGTATCTTCATCAAGTTTTATATTTTTCTCAAATGTCTTACCGCCGTCAATTGACCTTGCATAGTATGTTCCGGTAGTGCCTGCTTTTTTGCTGTGTGCCAAAATAAGAGGATATGAGGCAGCAATCCTTGTAAATTTACTATTACTGGGGACAGATTTAAAATCTGTCCCCAATGCCCTGCCGTCAAACCAGACAACATGTATAGCGCCGTCTTTTCCAACCGTCATATTTTCAAAACCCCTTGAGGCAGTTGATTTGTCATCATTAACAATTACAGGTTTTTGAAATCGCAGTCCTCCATTAATAGAACGGCTGAGTAAAATATTTGAGCCTCTATTTCTTGGTGATGACCACAGAACATATAATTCATTGTTTACACCAACGGCAATTTCAGG includes:
- a CDS encoding exo-alpha-sialidase encodes the protein MYTTLCLAADVMFSPSVSISHPDKKVSSPSIASDSNGRIYIAWAREDADGVNIYVAAGTDLKSVPSASAVRVNPRGMGMNGVHANPEIAVGVNNELYVLWSSPRNRGSNILLSRSINGGLRFQKPVIVNDDKSTASRGFENMTVGKDGAIHVVWFDGRALGTDFKSVPSNSKFTRIAASYPLILAHSKKAGTTGTYYARSIDGGKTFEKNIKLDEDTCPCCRAAITSDIQGNVYASWRKVFRPVPADLPSNGSIGGIKQGGDIRDMVVAASKDNGRTFSVPAIVSEDKWAIAGCPHRGSSLGTAQNGFLYITWYTEGAEGVPSVYFAFSNDNAKTFSKRMQVNSLGQPSRLSGFPDHPKLAVNREGKVFFIWEETTPVYSRIFFRYLDGETLSEPVQINDGVRKSHDPVVAIDRDDNILIAWSYEEIRFTKTVVKIGSIENSKIKMQNAK